The Epinephelus lanceolatus isolate andai-2023 chromosome 19, ASM4190304v1, whole genome shotgun sequence DNA segment TAGCTCTGTGCAGTTGGTCTATCCTATACCATCACCCCCTCTATAGACATTTTAATTATGACCACACTGTATCAATGGCATGAACATAGCAACAGTTACCTAGCAACAAGTTCGACAAGAATAAACTACATGTAAGATTGCTATCCAAGTTGTATACCTGCAGGTGAACTAAGGGATTttctgaaactgttttttttctgctcctcTGGTGTGATCCCCTGCAGCACAAAAAGCAAGAcactctgtgtgcgtgtgtgtgtgtgtgtgtgtgtgtgtgtgtgtgtgtgtgtgtgcgttggtGTGTGTAAGTCTGTGTGGCTTCAGCCCTGGCCCATTTCGAGCCAGTCAACAATGCAGCTGTGGTGAGCGGGCCCGCTTCAAAGTATTTATCTACACATGCCTCCGGTGACCACCAAGTGTGGACGGCTAAGTTTAAGCTCTATTCATAGatgtgaatgaatgagcacTTTGCCAGAGGAAGTTTTATCACTGTAACTGTAAACAACAGCCCAGTGAATCAACAGGTAGGAACTCAGGCAGCTGTGGAATGAGGGTTTTAAGAGAAGTGAGCAGAGATTTGCGTGTGCGTCGAAAACGACATTGAGCTCGTAGTCAGCGTGCTGTAAATCAAATGAGTTGTGGAGAGGATAGACTGCGCAAGtaagcattttgacaggataCAGTATCTAGTACAATCTGACCTCTTTTGTcgttctcttctcttctcaccACATCCCAATCACACACTGTATTGTTCGAATGAAGGTATCAGCTTGTCTCATGCTTGTATCTGGTAGAGACAGACAAGAGGGATGGATGTTACACACAtgatcacagaaactgtcacaCACTCATCatcaaatgtcaaaaaaaaattatctCAAGGAAAGTCAACTCTGTTGTTTAAAGCCTTATCAAAAATGATGGGCTTCCCTAACTCACTCCACACGTTCCTACAAGAGATCGTGATAGCACATTCAAGAATAAATATTACCCGATGTGATGTTTGCTCGAAATGAGACATGCTGTATTTACCACTTGTTGCCTTTGCTGCACAGATGGCACTCAAACAAGCATGCCTACGGTGTATTTTAATAAAGCTAGACTGTCACTCATTGTTGTTAACAATATCAGCGCCGGTAAAGAGCTCCATCTATTTAGATATCATCACTTTGTGAAGGTCCTTCATCTAATGAATggatcctgtgtgtgtgcagtcgcTGCTGTGGCACTCTTTAAATCaatgttttaaaataatgaaCCCTTTCGTTATTTGCTTTAACGTGAACTCGTCACCTTCCTGTTGGCACTTCCTCCTCAGGAGAATCACGACTGCTTCATCCCTGTGATAACtcaaatgtttatgatactgACTCTTCGTTTGCTGAGAACCAACTatgtggattttgtttttgagaaATGTCATTCACTGCTTTGTGCCATTGTGAAAATTACTGTGACCAATCATCAAACGACAGGAAATCAGTGTTCAAATTAATcattgtattttcagattttttaaatcgGCTGCACAGTATTTTTTATTCCTTTCCCAAATGGTGTTTCTACTTTGTAGTCTAAACCAAGATCGTGCCCTTGTGACATATCTCGTTAATTAGTTAGttaagctttatttatttaggaagTCTCACTGAGGTCAAAGTCTCTTTTACAAAAGAGACCAGAGAACCAATTGTATAACATGAACCAACATTTATAAGCCTTATCATCATATATTATCTATATTGATggtaatttatttcattatagCTCTGTTTTATCTTTTGTGTGATGAACAAATTTGCTTTTTTTGGATAAGAAAATAGAGCCGCAACTCTGGAAATGggttaaaaatcttttttatcGTGTGGcaaactgaatgttttttttctagacAGACTAAAGAGTCTTAAAGGATTCTTTAAATACCTTAAAAACTCTTGTAAATGTTGAATGACCTTTCAGGTTTTCAAAAGATAACCAGGGGTTTATGACACCACATGAGAGGCACAACACTAAACTTGGTTAAGAGAATGAGGATTAATGGAGGTTTTTTGGGAGAAAAATGTTTGACCTTCCTATTCAAGTGTCACTAAACAGTTCACTGTTACTGTCTTCTATCCAGATAAGCATCAGAAACAGAGAAAGGAGAATGGTTCATCACAGAGAAGAGGACCTGATCGGGATCCCCTTCCCGAATCACAGCAGTGATGTCCTCTGCAGCCTCAATGAGCAGCGTCGTGACGGGCTGCTCTGCGATGTCATCCTCATCGTCCGCGACCAGGAGTACCGCACCCACCGCTCCGTTCTGGCAGCCTGCAGCCAGTACTTTAAGAAGCTCTTCACAGTGGCGACCGGTGATGGTGGGGATCATCACCACGCGGCGGCTGTGTACGAAATCGACTTTGTGGCTCCAGAGTCTCTCACGGCCATCCTGGAGTTCGCCTACACCTCAACTCTGACTGTGACGGCGTCCAACGTTAAAGAGATCCTGAACGCAGCTCAGATGCTGGAGATTCCCTGTATCATCAACGTTTGCCTGGAGATAATGGACAGCGGGGGTGGAGGCGGCGGAGGCGGAgaagggagaggggaggagggagaagaggaagaggaggatgcggaggaagatgaggaggaggaagaggaggaggaggatgaggaggaggacgaggggtCGAGGAAGGATGAGCAGGACGACGAGGAGGACAATGTCAGCGAGAGGTCGCTGCAGTCATCAGAGAGCAGGGGGGTGCAGACGCCTCCGGGGACGGAGGACTCGCCGCCTCCCAGCACCTCCACGTACCACCAGCAGTTTGACCTGCACAGAGAGTCATCACAGTCACAGTCTCCTGACACCATGAGAGGAAAACAGGTAGGTGATTGGATCTTATATTTTCAtagcaaaaaattaaaaagttcaAAAGGCTGATGACGCTGTCTTGTGTTGCAGGAGAGTATGGAGAGTCGGGCTTTGAAGGATTTCTCCATTGAGTCTCTCCTCCAGGAGGGGCTCTACCCCCGCATGTCAACACTGGACAGGAGGGCcaatttctctcctctcctcccaggCTTCTACCCCTCCATGTGGGCCGCCGACTTCCCGTCCTTCCCCAAGCAGCTCCTGGACCCCAGCCACCACCAGCATCCCCACGCAGCAGCCTCACCGCAAACCAGGCTCCCCCATGGCTTCCCCACCTCTGCGCCGCTCGAGGCCTCCAGGCCCCTCGACCTAGCTGTGAAAAGAGAGATCATAAAGGAGGAGATGAAAGAGGAAATCCCGCTCAGTCTGCTCCACGGCAACTTCCTGAAGGAGTTTGTCAACTCGGGCCTCAGCAGCACCATGAACGCTGGGTCAGTACCGTCAGAAGGTCACGCTCTGGGTCCGATAAAAGATGAAGCCGACTTCCGGTCGTACCTGAGCTTCCTAAGCTCTGCATCCCACCTGGGGGCGCTGTTCCCTCCCtggcagctggaggaggagaggaagatgaaACCCAAAGCGTCGCAGCAGTGTCCAATCTGCAACAAGGTCATCCAAGGAGCTGGGAAACTGCCACgacacatgaggacacacaCGGGGGAGAAACCATACATGTGCACTATCTGTGAAGTCCGATTCACCAGGTTTGTGAAGCAGCACTTTTTAGCACCTCATCATTACTTCTTATTAATAAGCCACACAGAGAACTTGAgatcttcctcttcctgtgcgTTTTGACTTCAAAGCACCAGGTTATGTAAAACACCAGGGTAAACGGAAAAGTACCCCATGCTCTTTTGACTGAGGTTAATCTGTTTTTACCAAATCTGAATATCAAAGAGCTTTAAGTGGAAAGCCCCCTCCGCTCATTTCTTTGCATTAGTGATATCTCACTTACCAACATCCTCCTGCTTTAGCATATTTTCCACCTGTATTTTAGAGCAGAACTTTACTGTTGTCAGTGAAGACAAATCTTCTTTAACGGCTTTTAAACTCACTTGTAACAAGATCTAAAAGGGCAGAGATGCAGTGTTGTAATTTATGTGTTAACCTTTCCACCCACGACACTCCTCATGAAAACATGTGGTTTTGTTCTTTTCTCAGACAAGACAAACTCAAGATACACATGAGGAAGCACACAGGTGAGCGCCCCTACATTTGTCTCCACTGCAACTCCAAGTTCGTCCACAACTATGACCTGAAGAACCACCTGCGTATCCACACGGGCGTCCGTCCCTACCAGTGCGAGCACTGCTACAAAAGTTTCACACGGTCTGACCACCTACATCGACACATCAAGAGGCAGAGCTGCCGCATCTCCCGCCCTCGGCGAGGACGGAAGCCAGCTGCTTGGCGGTCCACACCAGCCAGCAACTTCCTGTGCCCCCCTACTGCTGCCGCTAACCGGTTTGAGGAGAACGGGTTAAGCCCTGCATACCAGGGAGTCAAGAGTCACGGACTTGGAGAGATGCTCGGCAACAGGGGTCTAGGATTTAAGAGCGGGGACGGTGCGGGAAGGGAGAGCAGGGAGGAACGGCGAGCAGAGGGGAAGCATGtcgcagaggaggagaaggcgGGAGCAGGGAGGCAGAGGGGAGTGTTTGCCTTTGCTCTGGCTGGAGAAGAAGTGCTTACCCACTCTCCATTTTATGCTGCGACCTCTGACCCCTGGACCATGAGATTGGAGCGTGCTCCACCCATCTCTGAGCCAGCCAAATGAACCGTGGTCTGTagaagtaaaattaaaaaaaaggacaagGAAGAAAGTCTCTTTAATCTCTGTGTCTGTTCTGCTCCAAGAAGCTAAAGcacctttttaaaaagtgaaaggGAGATCAATGAACCTTTTGAAGCCTGCTGATGTGGCAGTACTAAAAAcagactctttttttttgggggggtggggggggcacAGTCTAATTAAATAATTTCACAGATGTCATGTTGAATAATTGTTTACAAATATTTTGATAGCATTTAAAAAGAGGCAAACAGTTTGACACTGCTAATGAGGAAACGTATCGGAATGctgttatatatattatttgcattatttatCTACAATTTTGTCTAAAATGCTTTTAATTCAAAAACTACGTCATTCTACAATGTCCTCTGAAACAAGATGAGATGAGGCTTTTATACTGAATTCATATGCAAGAAGAAAATATAAATCTATCAATCAGAGCAGGACCTATTGTAATTCTTACAATGTTGAATTAGTGACTATGATGAATGTAAAACAAATGATTACATgtacaaaataatcaaaactgTATTGTAGAAAAGGGTTATTATTACATTTCTCAAGAGGAGTATACATGAAtcaataaaatttaaatgaatgaataaataagccTCCGTCCAGACAAatcacagttttattttgtatagTTGTGTTTAAGTGTTAAAAAAGGACCActgcttttaaaacaaacattaaaaattgTTCATCACAGCAGGGCGTAGTCTGGCACATGTCCTGTAAGTACGTTTGACCCTGACATGGTGATTTAATGATATTCCAAAACAAAGGGAACCCACTTGAAGTCTAATAAATCAGGACATTTGATAATGTGTTATTATCCTTTCACTGCCTTGTTCTGATTTAAGCTCCTCGTCTGCACTATTGTACATAGACACAAACTTTTTGGCCATGGTGGTGTTAATTACGGTTGCGTtgctgtaaaaaatatatatatatacatacatatatatattgatcTTAAAAGGCATCCATCCAAAGATGTGTACTTTGATATTTCACAGACTTGAATAAgactttgttttaatgtttatgaATATGTGTCTTCAGAGGATGTATATTTCTGACTAATCAAACTGCCGCTTTAGCAAAACAGTAtgcttgtgttttctctgctgCAACAAATCATGAGGGTTTCAGCCCCGTTTTTCATATAATGTTCATCTCTGATTTGTGTacaaagaagttaaaaaatgatttgaatTGAAATGGGAAAGTATTTTCTTGCtatttatgcatatttaaatgAATGAGCCTTGGCTATATTTTGCAAATCTGTTTTATAAAGACACTAAATGTTGaactttgcttttctttggGAGTATTACTTTCAGAAAATTAccgagttgtgtgtgtgtgtgtgtgtgtgtgtgtgtgtttactcttatctttctatctttgtgaggaccaatGTGAGATTTGACCTTGATAATGAAGACagtttggaaagtgaggacatttcagTTGATCTTTACTGGTGAAGACTTGGTTTTATGGTTAAGGGTTGGGGTTACGTATGTAGTTGTAATGGTTAGGGTTAAGACCGTCAGCGAGGAACCCAACAAGAGGATCTAAATAGATTATACTTATATAATAAGGTTATATATTATAACAGATTATAACAGTTTACAGCTATTCTATATTTTAGTTTAGATGAATAACCCAAGAGCAATACAAAAAATAACACCATCCCATTGACCCTTATCACAGCAAATATTCTGACTTAgtagataaaacacatttcaataaGGATGGGTCAGTTCTGTAAAGtgtgagagtgacagtgagccagcctGCACAATACCAGCAACCTGGAATCAGCTCACCCAAATGgaatgcagttgtttttaaagtcGTCAATTAAACCTGTCCTTTTCTTACAATGACAAGCCAAAGTGTCGGCTGTGAAAAAAGGTCTACTGTCTTGGTTTTGACTGGTAGCCAAATGGTTTTCTGCCCATAGGTACTGAGGAAAGTTTACCCAAGAACTGAGTCGGTACTATATTAAAACCAAATGGGGTCAATTGAACCCCAGTGATTTTTGgtgtgtggatttttttttttactcttgcATTCTGCATAAAATTATGCTATACttctaaaaaataattaattggtaaattagggctgggcaatatattatATGTTAGATATCATctcagattttggatatcataatattgtaagtgttatcttttactggttttaaaggctgcattacagtaaagtgactTTACCAACTTAGCATCATTATATCcatattactgatgattatttatcaaaagtctcattgtgttaatattttgtgaaagcaccaatagtcaaccctacaatatcattGCAATTTCAGTATTGTGGTgattggtcaaaaatattgtgattgtTGATTTTCTCCATACTGCCAAGCCCTATGGTCAGtactactatatatatatatatatatatatatatacatacatatatatatatatatatatatatatatatatatatatacatatatatgtttattgtatttattactaAAAGGAACAAGAGCTAAAGGGGAATCAATACAAATTAACAACTAGCCAAGGTAGGTAATATTGTTtgctttattgtatttatttatttatttatctatttgcATATTTTGTTGTAGCCCACATCAATCTGAGAGTCATtaatatgtacagtatttatttatttaatgtttatctTTCTCAGGACAAGTTTATGGCATGGACTgacacaccacagcatttatatCTCGGGATGGGTCTTTCAAATACACACAActtaacagaaaaatacaaaacagcacaaaacactgATACAATAAATTACTATAGAACTTGGCACAACATTCATTCATGACTGCGTGGTCAATACATTTCTAAACACGAGAAAATGAGTTTAAATGGGTCTTAGTCATGATCCATTTTTATCTCAGGGTGAGGAGTTCCATGCACGGATACCCTGAACAGACAAAGGTGTCCAAGAAGGGCACCTTATAGCTCCCTATACTGTAGATGCCAGAAACCCTGACAAGTACCACCAAGGACTGAGCATCTTAGGAGCCTGGTTATTTAGGCACTTATGGATGAGTTCGTTATTAGCAGTTATAgttaaattaacatgtttaatttCTTACGAACATGGCAATGGCGGGATCTCATTGGCTTCCTGTCCTGCATTTTAATTGCATGATTACATATCATCTTTTAGAGGTGTGACTGTCAAAGATGCTCATGACCAAGAAGTTACACATCAACTTAAATGTCTATGTTACTATGAAAGGGTGAGTAAAATAAGCTTTGTAGCTCTGTTAAAGTGGATACACTACCTGCCGCATGCTGTACATTGTTCACGCCCACACGACTAAGACCACAGAAGGAGTCAGCTCCTCAGCTGGAGGCTAATAGGTAGGTATTATTTACTGTGATGTTCAGTCGCATGACAGCTGCTGACATTGTGCTGGGGTTAACTCTGTTTTTGTGTCATAAAAAGTACATATGAAATACATATTTGTCATAAATTAATATAAAGACATGAGGAGTGGGGGTAAAATGTTTGAGGATGAGGGacggacagagggacagacagacaggaagtcagtgtcAGTATAAATCACAAGAATTAACTCAAAAAAATCACCATTACAAGGAGGACTTATTTTAAGACATAAAATTAGTCAAGCAAAGTTACATATCAGGATACTGTAACAGTGTACTGTTTGTGAGCTACGTATGACAGAGTACAGcaacaaaatcattttaaagaaGATTCAATTTAAGTACTCAATAAAGTTCAAGGATATTAGGAGCACGGTAAATAGTGCATCATATACATAATATTTTAATGATACAGTAAAGTGGTTCAAAGAGGTTTATCAATGGATCAATAAA contains these protein-coding regions:
- the zbtb7c gene encoding zinc finger and BTB domain-containing protein 7C, yielding MVHHREEDLIGIPFPNHSSDVLCSLNEQRRDGLLCDVILIVRDQEYRTHRSVLAACSQYFKKLFTVATGDGGDHHHAAAVYEIDFVAPESLTAILEFAYTSTLTVTASNVKEILNAAQMLEIPCIINVCLEIMDSGGGGGGGGEGRGEEGEEEEEDAEEDEEEEEEEEDEEEDEGSRKDEQDDEEDNVSERSLQSSESRGVQTPPGTEDSPPPSTSTYHQQFDLHRESSQSQSPDTMRGKQESMESRALKDFSIESLLQEGLYPRMSTLDRRANFSPLLPGFYPSMWAADFPSFPKQLLDPSHHQHPHAAASPQTRLPHGFPTSAPLEASRPLDLAVKREIIKEEMKEEIPLSLLHGNFLKEFVNSGLSSTMNAGSVPSEGHALGPIKDEADFRSYLSFLSSASHLGALFPPWQLEEERKMKPKASQQCPICNKVIQGAGKLPRHMRTHTGEKPYMCTICEVRFTRQDKLKIHMRKHTGERPYICLHCNSKFVHNYDLKNHLRIHTGVRPYQCEHCYKSFTRSDHLHRHIKRQSCRISRPRRGRKPAAWRSTPASNFLCPPTAAANRFEENGLSPAYQGVKSHGLGEMLGNRGLGFKSGDGAGRESREERRAEGKHVAEEEKAGAGRQRGVFAFALAGEEVLTHSPFYAATSDPWTMRLERAPPISEPAK